The DNA region GACACCTTCCACTGCGTCGCCTGCGGCCACCGTGCCCACACCGACACCGTGGGAGCCGTCAACGTTCTACGGCCGGGCTGGCCCGTCGCAATACCCACCTGGGTTAGCGAGAAGCCCCCGCTTCACGCGGGGGAGGAGTGATCTGTTGCCCGGCCTCCAGCCAGGTGGTGACCGAGGCTTCCCAGGAGTCGTCTCGGGCGGTCCACGGGCGGATGGTCCAGGTGAGGCCGACGTGGCCTCCGGAGCGGAAGACGGTCCGGAGGGTGAGGTGGTGGGTGCTCCAGGTGCGTTCGCCCTCCCAGCCCTGGTAGTCGGCGGCCAGCCCGACGAGGAAGTCGGCCAGGTGCTCGGGCCCCCGCTACCACGCGATGACCGAGTCGAGCCGG from Kitasatospora cathayae includes:
- a CDS encoding zinc ribbon domain-containing protein, which gives rise to MIAADLRNTSRTCPRDECGYVAAQNRPTQDTFHCVACGHRAHTDTVGAVNVLRPGWPVAIPTWVSEKPPLHAGEE